The genomic interval AGGGGCGCGTGTCGGAGAAGAAGTTCGGTTACTTCCAGGACGACCGCGAGCTGGCGCTGGAGGCGTATCGCGCGGCCGGGCTGCGCGAGCGGGAAGAGGGCGTCTTCTCCCGGCATCCGCTGGCCTTCCTCGTCGAGGCGGCGGATGACATCTGCTACGCGGTCATCGACCTGGAGGACTCCGCGAAGCTGGGGCTGATTCCCACGAAGGAGGCGTGTGAACTTCTGGACGCGGTGTTGCCGTCGCCGGTGAAGGGAGACCCTCGGCCGCCTCCCGCGCACCCCGAGACGCGCATGGCGCAGGCGCGCGCGCGGGCCATCGGCGTGCTCATCCAGGCCTCGGTGCGCGTGTTCCTGGAGCACGTGGAGGCGATGGAGGCGGGGGAGTGGGAGACGCCGCTGGTCTCCGCGCGCGATGACGTCCGTCTGCCGCTCAAGGCCATCAAGGAGCACACGCGGCGCCACGGCTACGAGAGCGAGCGGGTGCTGCAAATCGAGAGCGCGGGCTTCAAGACGCTGGGCGGTTTGCTGGACATGTTCGCGGCGGCGGTGGTGACGGATGCGCCGAACCGCGAGGAGAAGAAGCTGCGGCAGCTCCTCCCGCTGGAGCTCTTCCAGCGGGCGGACAAGCCGCTGCGCGGAGAAGACATCGACGGGGCGCTGGCGCGGCTGTCGAAGTACCAGCGCCTCCTGTGTGTCACGGACTACATCTCCGGCATGACGGACGGCTTCGCGGTGGAGCTCTACCAGCGGTTGTCGGGAATCAAGCTGCCGACCTAGCGCTGTCCCCGTCGCGCCTCAGGCATGCAGTCCTTCCTGGGGCGCGCCGGTGCGTGACTCGCGGCCACGCCGCTCCAGCAGGGAGAGAGAGTTGTCGATGGCCAGGATGTTGCCGGACGGGTCCTTGAACCAGGCGGACTTGATGTCGCCCATCGTGGCGATGCCGTTGCGAGTCTGGATGCCCATCTCGGGGATGTCATAGTCCTCGAGCTTCACGCCCGCGCGGCGCAGTGCGTCCGCGACGGCCTCCACGTCATTCACGGCGAATGCACAGGCGGTGGCGGTGGAGCCCGAGGGCGTCGCACGCTCGTAGATGAGCAGGAAGGACCCGTCGCTCACCTCGTACATGGCGGCGCCTTCTTCCCCCCCGCCATCCTGCAGCTCCTCGAATCCCAGCACCTCCGAGTAGAACCGGCGGGCCGCGCCCAGGTCCGTCACCGCGAGGGTGGGGACTGCCTTCGTTCTTCCAATTCCCATGTCTCGTGACCTCCTCCCTGGACAAGTGGGCACCGGGGACAAGGCGCGCAAGCAAGCCACCTGCTCGCGCCCAGACCCTCCGAGGTGGCGACGGGAATGCGCGTCGAAGTCACCGCGACTCCGATAGACTGAGGGCCTCGTGAGCTCCGTGGAACAGGCGCCGTCCCGCGCGTGGTGGCGAGTGTTGAAGTGGGTCGCCGTGTGGACGGTGCCCGGGATGTTCTCCGTGGTGGAGACGTACTTCTTCAGCATGTCGGCGCAGCGGCCCATGGCCTTCTGGCGCGCGGTCGTGACGCAGCTGCCGGCCTGGTACGTATGGGTCCCCGTCACGCCGCTCCTGCTCCAGTTGGTGCGGCGCTGGCCCTTGGGCCGGCCGTTTCGCGCGCGGGCCTGGGCGGGCCATGTGCTGACGTGCCTGGGGGTGGGAGGACTCTTCGCCCTGGCGTACTCGCTGTGTCAGCACGCCCTCTCCTCGGGCCTGGCGATGGCGGGGACGTTGCCCTTCTCGACGATGTTGCTGCGCTACGTGTTGGGCTGGATGCCCATGATGGCGATGACGTACGCGGCGGTGGTGGCGGTGGCGCAGTCGCTGGCTTCACAGGAGCGAGCGCGGGAGAAGGAGCGGCAGGCGGCGGCGCTGGCCGTCGAGCTCGCGGAGGCTCGGCTCCTGGCCCTCCAGGTTCAGCTCCACCCGCACTTCTTGTTCAACACGCTCAACGCCATCGTCGTGCTGGTTCGCGCGAACGAGACGGACACCGCCGCGAGGATGCTCGTGCTGTTGAGCGACATCCTGCGACGGTTGCTCCAGCAGGGGGCCACGCAGGAGGTCTCCCTGCGGGATGAGGTGGCGGTGTTGTCGCGCTACCTGGAGATTCAGCAGCTGCGCTTCCAGGACCGGCTGCGGGTGAGCTGGGAGGTGGATGACGCGCTCCTCGACGCGCGAGTCCCTCACCTGGTGCTCCAGCCGCTGGTGGAGAACGCCATCCGTCATGGAGTCTCCGCGCGCTCGGCGGCGGGCTTGTTGCGCATCGGCGCGCGGCGGCGGGGCGACGCGTTGGAGTTGAGGGTGGAGGACGATGGCCCTGGACTCCCCGAAGGCTTCGATGTGGAGCGCAGCCCTGGCATCGGGCTGTCGAACACGCGGGCTCGGCTCGCGCAGCTCTATGGCGAGGAGGGGCGCATCAGCGTGAGTGCCCTGCCTCAAGGCGTGGGCACGGTGGCCACGGTTCAGCTCCCGTTCCTGCCCTTCGTCGCGGCTCCCGTGTCAGGGGGCGTGCGTGGCTGAGCTGAGTGTCCTGCTTGTGGATGATGAGCCCCTGGCGCGGCGAGGCTTGAAGCAGGCCCTGTCCCGGCACGCGGACGTGACGGTGTGTGGGGAGTGCCGGGACGGACGCGAAGCGGTGAGCGCCATCACGTCGTTGAAGCCGAAGCTGGTGCTGCTCGACGTGCAGATGCCGGAGCTGGATGGCTTTGGGGTCATCCGGGAGGTGGGCGTGGACCGGATGCCCGCCGTCATCTTCATCACCGCGTACGACGCGTTCGCCGTCCGCGCGTTCGATGCACATGCGGTGGACTATCTGGTGAAGCCCTTCGCGGACGAGCGCTTCGACGAGGCCTTGAACCGGGCTCGGTCGCGCTTGCGGCAGGAAGAGGCGGCGGAGCTGGGGCGGAAGCTCGCGGCGCTGCTCGCGGACTCGGTGGCCCGGCCTGCCTCCGCGCAGGTGCAGCCGCCCGTGGAGCCTGTTCCCTCGCGTCCGGGCGAGCCCTTGGGCCGGTTGTTGGTGAAGGTCGGGACGCGCTCGGTGCTCGTGCCGGTGTCGGACATCGATTGGATTGCCGCCGACGACTACTGCGTCACGTTGCACGTGGGCGACAAGGAGTACGTGCTGCGTGAGAGCCTCGCGGCGCTGGAGGCCCAGCTGGACTCCGAGCGGTTCGTGCGCATCCACCGCTCGGCCATCGTCAACGTGGAGCGCATCCGCGAGCTCCACCATGACTCGCCCACCGAGACCGTGGTGGTGCTGAGCACCGGCCAACGCCTGCGCGTCAGCCGGGGCCGCAAGGACGTGTTGGAACGCAGGCTCGGCCGGGCTCGTTAGCGCGAGCCCCTCAGGGCGCGGCACCCGCGATGGGAGCCAGCACCTTGTCCACCGCCTGGGGAAGCGAGGACCACTCGGTCGCTCCCAGGTGCATGCCGAAGACGCGGGCCACGTCGAGCTTCTCGCGGGCGGCGACCTGCACTGTCTCGGAGATCTGCTGCACATTGAAGAACGAGCCGTCCGGCATGGGCTGCACCAGGTCGCTGGTGTAGAGGATGCGATGCTCGGGGAACCAGACGAAGACCATGCGCTCGCCGGTCTCCGTGCGGACGGGAATCAGCTCCACGCGATTCGTTCCGGTGCCGACCGTCATGCGCTTGCCCACGGAGCGGAGCACGGAGCCGCGAGGCGTCTTCGCGAGTGCATCCGGCGCGAGGGTGCGAGGCGCCTTCAGGACACGCTCCACGAGTGGCTGGTTGATGTCCAGGACGTAGAGCGGGACTCCGCGCGCGACGTACTCCCGCACGCCGCCCACGTGCGGCCACGCGTCGCTGGTGGACACCGTGGCCTTGACCTTCACGCCCGGGAAGCGGCGCTGCGCCTCCTCCATCACCCGCGCCGAGTAACCCGAGGAGATGGGAGCTTCGATGATGAGCAGCCCGTCATCCTGCTTCACCAGGGCCACGTCCCATGCGCCCGGGATGTGGACCACACCCGGGACAAGTTCAGTGGCGGGACGGTCGGGACGGCCGAGGGGGCGGTCCTCGATGGTGCTCTTGCTGCGCGCGGCGAAGGACTGCTTCACGGTGTCGGGGAGCGCGAAGTCCGTCTCGGCGAGCTGGGCGTCCAGCTCCAACCGGGTGACTGTGAAGGCGTGATACGAGCCGCCATTGCGCTCCCATTCCCAGTGACGCGGGTAGCGCAGGCCACCTTGTTCCAACGTCCAGGACTGGAAGCTCAGCCGGGTGCGGACATCCCCCCAGACGCTCCAGAAGATATCGCCGGGATGCGCGGCGACGAGCTCCACCTGCGTGGGCAGCTGGGTCCGGGCATTGAGGTACAACCTCACCGACGCTTGTCCGTGCGAGAAGGTCAGCACGTGGTGCGGGACATCCTGAATCACGGCGTCGGGAGCGGAGCGCAGGTTGCTCGCGGAGAGGGCGGTGAGGAGGACCCGCTCGGGGGCGAAGTCGAGGCGCTCCTCCATGTCCTGCAACTGCGCGCCGCCCGCGGG from Myxococcus stipitatus carries:
- a CDS encoding LytR/AlgR family response regulator transcription factor → MAELSVLLVDDEPLARRGLKQALSRHADVTVCGECRDGREAVSAITSLKPKLVLLDVQMPELDGFGVIREVGVDRMPAVIFITAYDAFAVRAFDAHAVDYLVKPFADERFDEALNRARSRLRQEEAAELGRKLAALLADSVARPASAQVQPPVEPVPSRPGEPLGRLLVKVGTRSVLVPVSDIDWIAADDYCVTLHVGDKEYVLRESLAALEAQLDSERFVRIHRSAIVNVERIRELHHDSPTETVVVLSTGQRLRVSRGRKDVLERRLGRAR
- a CDS encoding sensor histidine kinase, with amino-acid sequence MSSVEQAPSRAWWRVLKWVAVWTVPGMFSVVETYFFSMSAQRPMAFWRAVVTQLPAWYVWVPVTPLLLQLVRRWPLGRPFRARAWAGHVLTCLGVGGLFALAYSLCQHALSSGLAMAGTLPFSTMLLRYVLGWMPMMAMTYAAVVAVAQSLASQERAREKERQAAALAVELAEARLLALQVQLHPHFLFNTLNAIVVLVRANETDTAARMLVLLSDILRRLLQQGATQEVSLRDEVAVLSRYLEIQQLRFQDRLRVSWEVDDALLDARVPHLVLQPLVENAIRHGVSARSAAGLLRIGARRRGDALELRVEDDGPGLPEGFDVERSPGIGLSNTRARLAQLYGEEGRISVSALPQGVGTVATVQLPFLPFVAAPVSGGVRG
- a CDS encoding MBL fold metallo-hydrolase → MRRPRLLLLFAALLFATPGSSAEDLARPRLQAALEAMGGEARLRALSSLRIGGIGHWNLMEQSERPTPPWLVMYEQVDEVRDLRQRRLRQKTEGRGAGGRDAWQGATMVLSDGVVGVEMGGQWRPAGGAQLQDMEERLDFAPERVLLTALSASNLRSAPDAVIQDVPHHVLTFSHGQASVRLYLNARTQLPTQVELVAAHPGDIFWSVWGDVRTRLSFQSWTLEQGGLRYPRHWEWERNGGSYHAFTVTRLELDAQLAETDFALPDTVKQSFAARSKSTIEDRPLGRPDRPATELVPGVVHIPGAWDVALVKQDDGLLIIEAPISSGYSARVMEEAQRRFPGVKVKATVSTSDAWPHVGGVREYVARGVPLYVLDINQPLVERVLKAPRTLAPDALAKTPRGSVLRSVGKRMTVGTGTNRVELIPVRTETGERMVFVWFPEHRILYTSDLVQPMPDGSFFNVQQISETVQVAAREKLDVARVFGMHLGATEWSSLPQAVDKVLAPIAGAAP
- a CDS encoding VOC family protein, whose amino-acid sequence is MGIGRTKAVPTLAVTDLGAARRFYSEVLGFEELQDGGGEEGAAMYEVSDGSFLLIYERATPSGSTATACAFAVNDVEAVADALRRAGVKLEDYDIPEMGIQTRNGIATMGDIKSAWFKDPSGNILAIDNSLSLLERRGRESRTGAPQEGLHA
- the dgt gene encoding dGTP triphosphohydrolase, giving the protein MGSSGRTEQWRRFLSGHRVGSDLKPAEALVERPPVHEEHLPLDERTPYDVDYDRIVFSSEFRCLHDKTQVFPLSTSDYTRTRLTHSIEASCVGRSLGQLAGRGLKLQDVKVEPSHLGTIVAAACLAHDIGNPPFGHSGEAAIQHWVEQRLVEPGPEARSSPFSSREEWKDLESFEGNAQGFRILNRLQSRERRGGLRYTAATLGAMSKYPRPSVLPGGRVSEKGRVSEKKFGYFQDDRELALEAYRAAGLREREEGVFSRHPLAFLVEAADDICYAVIDLEDSAKLGLIPTKEACELLDAVLPSPVKGDPRPPPAHPETRMAQARARAIGVLIQASVRVFLEHVEAMEAGEWETPLVSARDDVRLPLKAIKEHTRRHGYESERVLQIESAGFKTLGGLLDMFAAAVVTDAPNREEKKLRQLLPLELFQRADKPLRGEDIDGALARLSKYQRLLCVTDYISGMTDGFAVELYQRLSGIKLPT